From the unidentified bacterial endosymbiont genome, one window contains:
- the dam gene encoding adenine-specific DNA-methyltransferase, with amino-acid sequence MKKNRAFLKWAGGKYPLLDDIKKHLPKGECLIEPFVGAGSVFLNTDFSRYILADINSDLISLYNIVKLRTDEYVDEARKLFTPENNQPDAYYQFRAEFNQSKDPFRRALLFLYLNRHGYNGLCRYNLRGEFNVPFGRYKRPYFPLAELHHFAQKAQNAEFHCLSYEECMEQADATSVVYCDPPYAPLSATANFTAYHTNSFTPAEQARLAEMAEKLVSKRIPVLISNHDTPDTREWYKAAKHFQVKVRRSISSNGGTRKKVDELLALYRP; translated from the coding sequence ATGAAAAAAAATCGCGCTTTTCTGAAATGGGCAGGGGGGAAATACCCCCTGCTTGATGATATTAAAAAGCACCTGCCGAAAGGCGAGTGTCTAATCGAGCCCTTTGTGGGGGCGGGTTCGGTATTCCTGAATACCGATTTTTCTCGTTATATTCTGGCGGATATCAACAGCGACCTTATTAGCCTTTATAACATCGTCAAGCTGCGTACCGACGAGTACGTTGATGAGGCGCGTAAGCTGTTTACGCCTGAAAATAACCAACCGGATGCTTACTACCAGTTCCGCGCTGAGTTTAATCAGAGCAAGGATCCGTTCCGCCGCGCGCTGTTGTTCCTCTATCTGAACCGTCATGGCTACAACGGCCTGTGCCGGTATAATCTGCGGGGAGAGTTTAACGTCCCCTTTGGCCGCTATAAGCGCCCGTATTTTCCGCTGGCCGAGCTGCATCACTTCGCGCAAAAAGCGCAGAATGCCGAGTTCCATTGCCTCTCCTATGAAGAGTGCATGGAGCAGGCAGACGCCACGTCGGTAGTCTACTGCGATCCGCCTTACGCGCCGCTTTCAGCGACGGCGAATTTTACCGCTTATCATACCAACAGCTTCACACCGGCCGAGCAGGCCCGTCTGGCTGAAATGGCAGAAAAACTGGTCAGTAAAAGAATTCCGGTGTTAATTTCGAATCACGATACCCCTGATACGCGCGAATGGTACAAAGCCGCGAAGCATTTTCAGGTCAAAGTGCGGCGTAGCATTAGCAGCAACGGCGGCACACGTAAAAAGGTGGACGAACTCCTGGCTCTTTATCGCCCCTGA
- the gph gene encoding phosphoglycolate phosphatase, with protein sequence MDKFQAIRGVAFDLDGTLVDSAPGLSSAVDQALYALELPVACEERVVTWIGNGADVLMERALAWARQERASQRSAQGKPSVDHADIPQEEQQRVLRKLFDRYYAETVEEGSFLFPDVAQTLSVLHAKGIPLGLVTNKPTPFVAPLLETLGIAKYFSVIVGGDDVKNKKPHPEPLLLVAGKLSLSPAELLFVGDSRNDILAAKAAGCPCVGLTYGYNYGEAITLSEPDVVFDHFNDLLPALGLSHSEYQELKND encoded by the coding sequence ATGGATAAATTTCAGGCAATCCGGGGGGTAGCATTTGACCTCGATGGCACGCTGGTCGACAGCGCGCCGGGCTTAAGCAGCGCCGTCGACCAGGCCCTGTATGCCCTTGAACTCCCCGTTGCGTGTGAAGAACGCGTTGTGACGTGGATTGGTAACGGCGCCGATGTTCTGATGGAACGCGCCCTGGCCTGGGCTCGTCAGGAACGTGCGTCACAACGTTCCGCGCAGGGTAAACCGAGCGTCGATCACGCCGATATCCCGCAGGAAGAGCAGCAGCGCGTTTTGCGTAAACTGTTTGATCGTTACTATGCAGAGACGGTGGAAGAGGGCAGTTTCCTGTTCCCGGACGTCGCACAAACGCTGAGCGTGCTTCATGCTAAAGGCATTCCGCTGGGGCTGGTGACCAATAAGCCGACGCCATTTGTCGCGCCGCTGCTTGAAACGCTGGGTATCGCGAAGTATTTCTCCGTGATTGTTGGCGGCGATGACGTGAAAAACAAAAAACCGCATCCGGAACCGCTTCTGCTGGTGGCAGGAAAATTATCCTTATCTCCTGCGGAGCTGCTCTTTGTGGGTGATTCACGCAATGATATTCTGGCTGCTAAAGCGGCGGGTTGTCCATGCGTTGGATTAACCTATGGCTACAACTACGGTGAAGCCATTACGCTCAGTGAGCCGGACGTTGTGTTCGACCACTTCAACGATTTGTTGCCCGCACTCGGGCTTTCGCACAGTGAATATCAGGAATTGAAAAATGACTAA
- the rpe gene encoding ribulose-phosphate 3-epimerase, with the protein MKQFLIAPSILSADFARLGEDTASVLAAGGDVVHFDVMDNHYVPNLTIGPMVLKALRDYGISAPIDVHLMVKPVDRLVPDFAAAGASIITFHPEASEHVDRTLQLIKENGCKAGLVFNPATSLSYLDYVMDKLDVILLMSVNPGFGGQAFIPQTLDKLREVRRRIDESGYDIRLEVDGGVKVSNIGEIAAAGADMFVAGSAIFNQPDYKTVIDEMRSELAKVSHG; encoded by the coding sequence ATGAAACAGTTTTTGATTGCTCCCTCAATTCTGTCGGCCGATTTTGCTCGCCTCGGTGAGGATACCGCCAGCGTGCTGGCGGCTGGCGGAGATGTCGTCCATTTCGACGTTATGGATAACCACTACGTGCCCAACCTGACCATCGGGCCGATGGTGCTTAAGGCACTGCGTGATTACGGAATTAGCGCACCGATTGACGTCCATCTGATGGTGAAGCCGGTCGATCGCCTCGTGCCGGATTTTGCCGCCGCCGGCGCGAGCATCATTACCTTCCATCCGGAAGCCTCCGAACACGTTGACCGCACGCTGCAGCTTATCAAAGAGAATGGCTGTAAAGCGGGTCTGGTCTTCAACCCGGCAACATCGCTGAGCTATCTCGACTACGTGATGGATAAGCTTGACGTCATTTTGCTAATGTCCGTTAACCCGGGCTTTGGCGGTCAGGCATTCATCCCTCAGACGCTCGATAAACTGCGGGAAGTACGCCGCCGTATTGATGAATCTGGCTACGACATTCGTCTCGAAGTGGACGGCGGTGTGAAGGTGAGTAACATTGGTGAAATTGCCGCAGCGGGCGCGGATATGTTCGTTGCAGGCTCAGCCATCTTCAATCAACCAGACTACAAAACAGTTATTGATGAGATGCGCAGTGAACTGGCAAAGGTAAGTCATGGATAA